One region of Mucilaginibacter gotjawali genomic DNA includes:
- a CDS encoding ROK family protein has product MQINSLSTSFILTADIGGSHITAGICHLESYSILSQSITRVEVNSKGPAESILARWESAFEQVLQKNITATVSGLSIAMPGPFDYEKGISYIKGLDKYETLYGMDIKQHLADLLTIDPAVILFKNDAESTVAGEVLSGAGRNYQRVMGITLGTGFGSAFTENAITKDLNLGSDAYRDTIADDYLSTRWFLRRYLELTGTNLTGGVRALAAMAPDSAVARDIFAEFANNMSEFLSGPFARYSPEVLVVCGNIAKAAEFFLPQLSKKLNAIPVKLAQLGENAPLIGAAAMFNSLNTAGSSDSVTKL; this is encoded by the coding sequence ATGCAAATTAACAGCTTATCAACATCATTCATTTTAACAGCAGATATAGGCGGTTCACATATCACTGCAGGTATTTGCCACCTGGAAAGTTACAGTATCCTCTCACAAAGTATCACGCGTGTTGAAGTGAACAGTAAGGGCCCTGCAGAAAGTATCCTGGCCCGCTGGGAAAGTGCCTTTGAACAGGTATTGCAAAAAAACATAACAGCAACGGTTTCGGGGCTAAGTATTGCAATGCCAGGGCCGTTTGATTACGAAAAAGGGATTTCCTATATTAAAGGACTTGATAAATATGAGACCCTGTACGGAATGGATATTAAGCAGCACCTGGCTGATTTGCTGACCATAGATCCCGCGGTTATCCTATTCAAAAACGACGCGGAATCAACCGTTGCGGGTGAAGTATTAAGTGGCGCCGGCCGAAACTACCAGCGTGTAATGGGCATTACCCTTGGAACTGGTTTCGGGTCGGCATTTACTGAAAATGCAATTACAAAAGATTTGAACCTGGGGAGTGACGCTTACAGGGACACTATAGCGGATGACTATCTTTCGACCCGCTGGTTTTTGCGCCGTTACCTTGAACTGACGGGCACGAATTTAACAGGCGGCGTAAGAGCGCTTGCAGCCATGGCGCCGGACAGCGCCGTAGCACGCGACATCTTTGCAGAGTTTGCAAATAATATGAGTGAATTTCTTTCGGGGCCATTTGCCCGGTATAGCCCTGAGGTTTTAGTTGTTTGCGGCAATATTGCGAAAGCAGCTGAATTCTTTTTGCCGCAGCTTTCAAAAAAATTAAACGCTATCCCCGTTAAGTTGGCCCAGCTTGGCGAAAATGCCCCGCTTATAGGCGCTGCAGCTATGTTTAATAGCCTTAATACCGCCGGGTCGTCTGATTCTGTAACCAAATTATAG
- a CDS encoding LacI family DNA-binding transcriptional regulator gives MNKKLSINDIANELHVAKSTVSFILNGKAKEKRITDELAEKVLKFCEEKGYKPNQLAKSLSTGKTKMICLMVEKISDYFFSHIAFHLEALAYKNGYKIIYCSTENDPEKTRELINLLRARYVDGYIITPPVGIEAEIKGLINDNLPVVLFDRYLPNVSTDYVGLDNYKGTFDGVEYLVKTHAKKIALVTLDSVQSQMTERHAGYIAALKQHRLKPVILKVPFANDTETNAGQCAQFIKDNPGIDAIIFATNYLALSGIKAINELGLNIPGDISVIAFDDHDVFNIYNPSISAIAQPLDEMAKQLFKTLLDKLENRVRLKDVSRIIIQPDLILRGSTK, from the coding sequence ATGAATAAAAAACTATCAATCAATGACATCGCTAACGAATTGCATGTTGCAAAATCTACCGTTTCGTTCATACTTAACGGAAAGGCTAAAGAAAAGAGGATAACGGATGAGTTAGCGGAAAAGGTTTTAAAGTTTTGCGAGGAAAAAGGCTACAAACCCAACCAGCTTGCAAAAAGCTTAAGCACCGGTAAAACAAAGATGATCTGTTTAATGGTTGAAAAGATCTCCGATTATTTCTTTTCACATATTGCCTTCCATTTAGAGGCACTGGCTTATAAAAATGGGTACAAAATAATTTACTGCAGCACCGAAAACGACCCCGAGAAAACGAGAGAACTGATCAATTTATTACGCGCACGCTATGTTGACGGCTATATTATTACCCCGCCGGTGGGCATTGAAGCCGAGATTAAAGGATTAATAAACGATAATTTACCGGTAGTACTGTTTGACCGTTATTTACCAAATGTTTCGACAGACTATGTGGGGCTTGATAATTATAAAGGCACTTTTGATGGGGTAGAATACCTGGTTAAAACCCATGCAAAAAAAATCGCATTGGTGACTTTGGATTCTGTACAGAGCCAGATGACTGAAAGACATGCAGGTTATATAGCTGCTTTAAAACAGCACCGGCTTAAACCTGTCATCCTTAAAGTACCTTTTGCGAATGATACGGAAACAAACGCCGGGCAATGCGCTCAGTTTATTAAAGATAACCCGGGGATAGATGCCATTATATTTGCAACCAATTACCTGGCACTAAGCGGTATAAAAGCCATTAATGAATTAGGGCTCAATATCCCGGGCGACATTTCTGTTATCGCTTTTGACGACCACGACGTATTTAATATTTATAACCCATCTATCAGTGCCATTGCCCAGCCATTGGATGAAATGGCCAAGCAGTTATTCAAAACACTGTTGGACAAGCTCGAAAACAGGGTGCGTTTAAAAGATGTAAGCAGGATAATTATTCAGCCGGATTTGATCTTAAGGGGATCGACCAAATAA
- a CDS encoding DUF7009 family protein, translated as MKIRIKGNSLRYRLTKTDVARFLADGYLEEAIDFGMQMLTYAIQQNHLNNLSALFENNKITLFMPEIMANEWLQSDRVGFDYCENGLHLLIEKDFKCLDNVAEDQSDNYPNPLVKIQW; from the coding sequence ATGAAGATCAGGATAAAAGGGAATTCACTGCGTTACAGGCTAACAAAAACAGATGTAGCCAGATTTTTAGCGGATGGATATTTGGAAGAAGCAATCGACTTCGGGATGCAGATGCTTACGTACGCTATCCAGCAAAATCACCTCAATAATTTGTCTGCGCTATTTGAAAATAATAAAATAACGCTATTTATGCCTGAAATAATGGCGAATGAATGGCTGCAGAGTGATAGGGTAGGGTTCGATTATTGCGAAAACGGGCTGCATCTTTTAATTGAAAAAGACTTTAAGTGCCTGGATAACGTAGCCGAAGACCAAAGCGATAATTACCCTAATCCTTTAGTTAAAATTCAGTGGTAA
- the cobA gene encoding uroporphyrinogen-III C-methyltransferase — translation MQNKAIIPELFVLGAGPGDPELITVKGYKILQQADVILYDNLANQELLSIAPESCDKIYVGKQPYGEYTPQEQIHEMIKHFAFAKGKVVRLKGGDPFIFGRGFEEMMYAREQGIKTHFIPGITSMQASGFEDIPLTHRALSESVWMVTGTKKDGRLSADLKLAIQSKATVVIYMGMKKLKEIADTYIEAGFGDIHAAIIQHASLPNQKSARGLVKDLPELAESKGLTYPAIIIIGEVTNIGQ, via the coding sequence ATGCAAAATAAAGCCATCATTCCCGAATTATTTGTTCTGGGCGCAGGCCCCGGCGACCCGGAACTAATTACTGTAAAGGGTTATAAGATATTACAACAGGCCGATGTGATTTTGTACGATAACCTGGCTAACCAGGAGCTGTTAAGTATTGCCCCCGAAAGCTGCGATAAAATTTATGTGGGCAAACAACCCTACGGCGAGTATACCCCCCAGGAGCAAATTCATGAAATGATTAAACACTTTGCATTTGCCAAAGGAAAAGTTGTACGATTAAAGGGCGGCGACCCGTTTATATTCGGCCGGGGATTCGAGGAGATGATGTACGCACGCGAACAAGGGATTAAAACCCATTTTATACCCGGTATTACCAGCATGCAGGCTTCGGGTTTCGAAGATATCCCGCTTACACACCGGGCTTTGAGCGAAAGCGTATGGATGGTTACGGGGACGAAAAAAGACGGCAGGTTATCGGCAGATTTAAAACTGGCCATACAAAGCAAGGCAACAGTAGTTATATATATGGGGATGAAGAAGCTGAAGGAAATTGCTGATACCTATATAGAGGCCGGTTTTGGGGATATTCATGCAGCCATTATACAACATGCATCGTTACCAAATCAAAAATCCGCCAGGGGACTGGTGAAAGACCTGCCCGAACTGGCCGAAAGCAAGGGGCTTACCTACCCGGCTATTATTATTATAGGCGAAGTAACAAATATTGGCCAATAA
- the nirB gene encoding nitrite reductase large subunit NirB: MIKPTIIVVGNGMVGYKFCEKLVARSTDFNIIVFGEEPRHAYDRVHLSEYFSGKTADDLSLSTHSWYDENNITLHLGDPIQEINRSAKTVHSLSGLTCAYDFLVMATGSSAFVPDIPGVEKDGVFVYRTIEDLELMKAWAPKVKTGAVMGGGLLGLEAAKAMMDLGVADTHVIEFAPRLMPRQIDSAGSMMLQSKLKELGLSIHLNKSTAYIGGEGKIENLHFTDESALAVDMLVISAGIRPRDELAKLSGLQTGTRGGIVVNEKMQTNDSCIFAIGECALYEGMIYGLVAPGYEMADIVVNQLTRGDKSFYGYDMSTKLKLIGVDVASFGDAFITEPDCRTIVFEDTHKGVYKRINISTDGKQLLGGILIGDADAYNMLLQTVNNKIVLPPNPEDLILGSRGGAESEGAGVMSLPDEALICSCEAVNKAAICSAVSDQGITSIDGIKKCTKAGTGCGGCVPLIKDLIAGTMKANGQYIKNVICEHFDYSRQELFDLVKINKLKNYDLALDHFGKGDGCEVCKPAVASILSSLWNDVIVKQDTIQDSNDRFLANIQKGGTYSVVPRIPGGEITPDKLIVLGQVAKRYGLYTKITGGQRIDMFGAHLNDLPAIWEELIDAGFESGHAYGKALRTVKSCVGSTWCRFGLHDSVSFAIEIEDRYKGIRAPHKIKGGVSGCVRECAEAQAKDFGIIATEKGWNLYVCGNGGSKPQHAQLLATDIDKETLVKYLDRFLMFYIKTAEPLSRTATWLNKMDGGLSYLKNVILNDSLGIAAQLEEEMQSLVDTYHCEWKEVIDDPALRKRFTHFVNAPEEKDPNVQFEPMRDQVKATW; encoded by the coding sequence ATGATCAAACCAACAATTATAGTAGTTGGCAACGGCATGGTAGGTTATAAGTTTTGTGAAAAACTGGTAGCCAGGTCAACAGATTTCAACATCATCGTTTTTGGCGAAGAGCCCCGCCACGCTTATGACCGCGTTCACCTGAGTGAATACTTTAGCGGAAAAACAGCTGATGACCTTTCTCTCTCCACCCATTCATGGTACGATGAAAATAACATCACTCTTCATCTTGGCGATCCGATACAGGAAATAAACAGATCGGCAAAAACAGTCCATTCTTTATCGGGCCTTACCTGCGCATATGATTTCCTGGTAATGGCTACCGGTTCGTCGGCCTTTGTTCCTGACATTCCGGGAGTGGAAAAAGACGGCGTTTTTGTTTACCGCACTATAGAGGACCTGGAGCTGATGAAAGCCTGGGCGCCAAAAGTTAAAACCGGGGCAGTTATGGGCGGCGGCCTGCTGGGCCTTGAAGCCGCTAAAGCCATGATGGACCTTGGCGTTGCCGATACCCACGTAATTGAATTTGCACCGAGGCTAATGCCACGGCAGATTGACTCGGCCGGAAGCATGATGCTGCAATCAAAACTCAAAGAGCTTGGCTTAAGTATTCATTTAAATAAAAGCACCGCTTATATAGGCGGCGAAGGCAAAATAGAAAACCTGCATTTTACAGACGAAAGCGCCCTGGCGGTTGACATGCTGGTGATATCAGCAGGCATCAGGCCGCGCGACGAACTGGCAAAACTATCGGGCCTGCAAACCGGCACACGCGGCGGCATTGTGGTAAACGAAAAAATGCAAACCAATGATAGCTGCATTTTTGCCATTGGCGAATGCGCTTTATATGAAGGCATGATCTATGGCCTGGTAGCACCCGGCTATGAAATGGCCGATATTGTGGTAAACCAGTTAACCCGCGGCGACAAGTCCTTTTATGGTTACGACATGAGCACCAAGCTAAAATTGATCGGTGTAGATGTAGCCAGCTTTGGGGATGCATTTATTACTGAGCCGGATTGCCGTACTATTGTTTTTGAAGATACCCATAAAGGCGTTTACAAGCGCATAAATATCAGCACCGATGGCAAACAGCTGCTGGGCGGTATTTTAATTGGCGATGCGGATGCCTATAATATGCTGCTGCAAACAGTTAATAATAAAATTGTATTGCCGCCAAACCCCGAAGATCTGATATTAGGATCAAGAGGCGGGGCCGAAAGTGAAGGCGCGGGCGTAATGAGCCTGCCTGATGAGGCACTTATCTGCTCCTGCGAAGCGGTTAACAAAGCAGCCATTTGCTCGGCAGTTAGCGATCAGGGAATAACAAGTATTGATGGCATAAAAAAATGCACCAAAGCCGGAACCGGCTGCGGCGGCTGTGTTCCATTAATTAAAGACCTCATTGCCGGCACCATGAAAGCTAACGGTCAGTATATTAAAAATGTGATCTGCGAACATTTTGACTATTCGAGGCAGGAGCTTTTTGACCTGGTAAAGATCAACAAACTGAAAAACTACGACCTGGCGCTCGATCATTTTGGCAAGGGCGATGGCTGCGAGGTATGCAAGCCGGCAGTAGCCAGCATTCTTTCCAGCTTATGGAACGACGTGATCGTTAAACAGGATACGATACAAGACAGCAACGATCGTTTTTTGGCCAACATCCAAAAAGGCGGTACTTATTCGGTAGTACCCCGTATTCCTGGTGGCGAAATTACACCTGATAAGCTGATTGTTTTGGGCCAGGTTGCCAAACGCTACGGTTTATATACCAAAATTACCGGCGGGCAAAGGATTGATATGTTCGGCGCGCACTTAAATGACCTGCCTGCAATCTGGGAAGAGCTGATTGACGCCGGTTTTGAAAGCGGCCATGCTTATGGCAAGGCTTTGCGTACGGTTAAAAGCTGCGTGGGAAGCACCTGGTGCCGCTTCGGCTTGCACGACAGCGTATCATTCGCCATTGAAATTGAAGACAGGTATAAAGGGATCCGCGCCCCACATAAAATTAAAGGCGGCGTAAGCGGCTGTGTACGCGAATGCGCCGAGGCACAGGCAAAAGACTTTGGCATTATCGCCACCGAAAAAGGCTGGAACCTGTATGTATGCGGTAACGGCGGTTCAAAACCGCAGCATGCACAATTGCTCGCTACCGATATAGACAAGGAAACCCTTGTAAAATACCTCGACAGGTTCCTGATGTTTTATATTAAAACAGCCGAGCCCCTATCCCGCACAGCTACCTGGCTGAATAAAATGGATGGCGGCTTAAGCTACCTGAAAAATGTAATTTTAAATGACAGCCTTGGTATTGCTGCTCAACTGGAAGAGGAGATGCAATCACTGGTGGATACCTACCACTGCGAATGGAAAGAGGTGATTGATGACCCGGCTTTGCGCAAACGTTTCACTCATTTTGTTAACGCGCCGGAAGAAAAAGACCCCAACGTTCAGTTTGAGCCAATGCGCGACCAGGTGAAGGCTACGTGGTGA
- the nirD gene encoding nitrite reductase small subunit NirD, translating into METTVAIEWVLACYADDVPANGGACVKLRDEQIAVYNFTRRGEWYATQNLCPHKQQMVLSRGMIGSTGENCEPKVACPFHKNTFSLLSGQCLTNEEYSIKTFPVKVSDGRVYIGFAD; encoded by the coding sequence ATGGAAACAACAGTTGCAATTGAATGGGTTTTGGCTTGTTATGCGGATGATGTTCCGGCAAACGGGGGCGCCTGTGTTAAATTAAGGGACGAACAAATAGCGGTTTACAATTTTACCCGCCGGGGTGAGTGGTATGCTACCCAGAATTTATGTCCGCATAAACAACAAATGGTTTTGTCCCGTGGGATGATCGGCAGCACCGGCGAAAACTGTGAACCGAAAGTAGCCTGCCCGTTCCATAAAAATACATTCTCGCTTTTAAGTGGACAATGCTTAACCAATGAAGAATATTCCATCAAAACCTTCCCGGTGAAGGTAAGCGATGGCCGTGTTTACATCGGTTTTGCTGACTAA
- a CDS encoding Crp/Fnr family transcriptional regulator: MKKSKSECDVNSCFMCRNCLKQWQPAIAANKVNLKVKRGEVIFNEGDEVKGVYFVYDGVVKVHKKWGPDKELIIRFASKGAIFGHRGLGGNNVYPISATALEDGIVCYVDTEFFESTLKVNTEFTYNLMMFLVSELQESEKKMRNLAHMSVKGRVAQALVSLRDQFGKKEDGSINIELSRQDLASYAGATYETVFRVLNEMLKENLIKTSGKKIIINNREQLLQLTAQES, from the coding sequence ATGAAAAAAAGCAAGAGTGAATGTGATGTAAATAGTTGTTTTATGTGCCGGAATTGTTTAAAACAATGGCAACCGGCCATAGCTGCAAATAAGGTAAATCTTAAAGTAAAACGGGGCGAAGTGATCTTTAATGAGGGTGACGAAGTTAAAGGGGTTTACTTTGTTTACGATGGAGTGGTAAAGGTGCATAAGAAATGGGGCCCCGATAAGGAGTTAATCATCAGATTTGCTTCCAAGGGTGCAATTTTTGGTCACCGGGGGCTTGGCGGCAACAATGTTTACCCGATTTCGGCAACCGCCCTGGAGGATGGGATCGTCTGCTACGTAGATACCGAATTTTTTGAGTCAACACTAAAGGTAAATACTGAATTTACGTATAACCTGATGATGTTCCTGGTAAGCGAGCTGCAGGAATCCGAGAAAAAAATGCGCAACCTGGCGCATATGTCGGTAAAAGGAAGGGTGGCCCAGGCGCTGGTCTCTCTGCGCGATCAATTTGGTAAAAAAGAAGATGGTTCCATCAATATCGAACTATCAAGGCAGGACCTGGCATCGTACGCCGGTGCTACCTATGAAACTGTTTTCAGGGTGCTGAATGAAATGCTGAAAGAAAATCTGATCAAGACCTCCGGGAAGAAAATTATTATTAATAACCGGGAGCAGCTTTTGCAGTTAACGGCCCAGGAATCGTAA
- a CDS encoding MFS transporter, with protein sequence MKNQLTKLNIFSLKGVQMRTFHITWLMFFVCFFGWFGLAPLMPTIRAELHLTKGQVGNIIIASVTATIIARLIIGKLCDTWGPRKTAIRLLLIGSLPVFFVGLAHSYMTFLLFRLAIGVIGASFVITQFHTSMMFASKIKGTANAVTGGWGNLGGGVTNMVMPLIFAAIVGFGYTKGEAWRYAMIVPGVMMLIIAFLYYKYTKDTPNGNYDEIGHKQNRSKTDWSILTDWRVWALTMAYAVCFGMEITFDNVASLHFVDSFHLTQSMAGFWAGVFGFMNLFARALGGIVSDKVGGKFGMRGKGLLLAGVLLLEGCGLILFAQAGSLTMAIVSMLSFALFLKMSNGATYGIVPFVNTKNVGMVSGIVGAGGNLGGMLFGFLFKSTTITYVQAFSYIGYAVIAVALIILITKFAKTAEEAEIVKAEPILAGGAA encoded by the coding sequence ATGAAGAATCAATTAACCAAACTCAATATATTCTCGCTGAAAGGTGTGCAGATGCGCACCTTCCACATCACCTGGCTCATGTTTTTTGTATGCTTTTTTGGCTGGTTTGGCCTGGCGCCCTTAATGCCAACCATAAGGGCCGAACTGCATTTAACAAAAGGGCAGGTGGGCAATATTATTATCGCCTCCGTAACTGCCACCATTATTGCACGCCTTATTATAGGCAAACTTTGCGATACCTGGGGACCGCGTAAAACGGCCATCAGGTTATTGCTGATCGGCTCATTACCCGTATTTTTTGTTGGCCTGGCGCATAGTTATATGACCTTTCTTTTATTCAGGCTGGCTATAGGCGTAATTGGTGCGTCGTTTGTGATCACCCAGTTCCATACCTCTATGATGTTTGCCTCTAAAATAAAAGGTACGGCAAATGCAGTTACCGGCGGATGGGGAAACCTGGGTGGTGGCGTAACCAATATGGTAATGCCATTGATCTTTGCCGCTATTGTAGGTTTTGGTTATACCAAAGGCGAAGCATGGCGTTATGCGATGATCGTTCCGGGAGTAATGATGCTGATCATCGCATTCCTGTATTATAAGTATACTAAAGATACCCCGAACGGCAATTATGATGAAATAGGGCACAAGCAAAACAGGTCGAAAACAGATTGGTCGATTTTAACCGACTGGCGCGTGTGGGCATTAACCATGGCGTATGCTGTTTGTTTTGGAATGGAGATCACTTTTGACAATGTTGCCTCGCTGCATTTTGTGGATTCCTTTCATTTAACCCAAAGTATGGCCGGTTTCTGGGCCGGTGTTTTCGGTTTCATGAATTTGTTTGCAAGGGCGTTGGGTGGTATAGTGTCTGACAAGGTTGGCGGCAAATTCGGTATGCGCGGAAAAGGGCTGTTACTGGCCGGCGTTTTATTGCTTGAAGGCTGCGGACTGATCTTATTTGCGCAGGCAGGCAGCTTAACAATGGCTATTGTTTCCATGTTATCTTTTGCCCTGTTCCTTAAAATGTCAAACGGGGCTACTTATGGTATCGTGCCTTTTGTAAACACAAAAAATGTGGGTATGGTAAGCGGCATTGTGGGCGCCGGCGGCAACCTTGGCGGCATGCTGTTTGGCTTTCTGTTTAAATCAACCACCATTACTTATGTACAGGCCTTTAGCTATATCGGCTATGCCGTAATTGCCGTGGCCTTAATAATATTGATAACCAAGTTTGCAAAAACGGCGGAAGAAGCAGAAATAGTTAAAGCTGAACCCATATTGGCTGGTGGTGCAGCGTGA